A region of Necator americanus strain Aroian chromosome I, whole genome shotgun sequence DNA encodes the following proteins:
- a CDS encoding hypothetical protein (NECATOR_CHRI.G1767.T1), translating into MQRCVTQAAYPITALLLLLILVVGTTRADYRYPSQEEASCPRPGCVCNSTHVTCLGSHFRNSDVFQQIHERAFPHMDTLIMTGNSFGDISDGLFTEGEIHQSLSLLNLSHNGITKVASDTFKGAPAVQFLYLNDNDIKQAGPYTFEPMERLRILDMSNALGRRPADSKADLISVLFEVRKKGFVELAELKMSNNEIQTLHKDSFCKVIGLRRLDLSNNNISAFEVAPNCLRSLEALDLSRNQFTSIPASLWDSLESLSTLDISGNPLHCDCALQPFSNIARQEKYSFLNQGKTICASPPNRAGQNLFELKEDLCRSSGWGLGTLILLVVVSAGGLLAYRYYRNRIPVPPAFQFGYSGLDSDDDAVRPEFV; encoded by the exons ATGCAGCGGTGCGTTACGCAAGCAGCGTATCCGATTACGGCGTTACTACTTCTACTGATACTCGTTGTCGGCACAACACGAGCAG ACTACCGCTATCCGTCCCAGGAGGAGGCGAGTTGTCCCCGTCCAGGATGCGTATGCAACAGCACGCACGTCACGTGCCTGGGTTCCCACTTCAGGAATTCGGACGTGTTCCAACAG ATCCATGAACGCGCTTTTCCGCATATGGACACATTGATAATGACCGGAAACAGTTTCGGTGACATCTCGGACGGTCTCTTTACGGAAG GTGAAATTCATCAGAGCTTGTCGCTACTGAATTTATCCCACAATGGCATCACTAAAGTAGCATCGGATACATTTAAAGGTGCACCAGCTGTGCAATTCTTGTATCTCAACGATAACGACATCAAACAGGCTGGACCATACACGTTTGAGCCGATGGAGAG GTTACGAATTCTGGATATGAGCAACGCGCTCGGACGAAGGCCAGCTGATTCTAAGGCCGATCTGATTTCGGTTCTCTTTGAAGTGCGAAAAAAAGGTTTCGTCGAGTTAGCCGAATTGAAGATGTCCAACAACGAGATCCAAACATTGCACAAGGACTCATTCTGTAAG GTCATTGGCTTGCGGCGACTTGATCTATCGAACAATAATATTAGTGCCTTCGAAGTTGCACCAAATTGTCTTCGTTCGCTGGAAGCTTTGGATCTCAGCAGGAATCAATTTACCAGT ATTCCCGCTTCTTTGTGGGATTCGTTGGAGTCGCTGAGCACTCTGGATATTTCCGGCAATCCGCTGCATTGTGATTGCGCTCTTCAACCGTTCTCCAATATCGCTCGACAGGAAAAGTATAGTTTTTTGAATCAG GGTAAAACGATCTGCGCTTCTCCACCAAATCGAGCTGGTCAGAATCTCTTCGAGCTAAAAGAGGATTTGTGTCGAAGCAGCGGCTGGGGTCTTGGCACTCTTATATTGCTGGTGGTGGTTTCTGCCGGAG gTCTGTTAGCCTATCGCTACTACCGTAATCGTATTCCGGTACCGCCAGCGTTCCAGTTTGGGTACAGCGGTCTGGACAGTGATGACGACGCTGTTCGACCGGAATTTGTCTAG